From a single Capsicum annuum cultivar UCD-10X-F1 chromosome 12, UCD10Xv1.1, whole genome shotgun sequence genomic region:
- the LOC107851380 gene encoding bifunctional riboflavin biosynthesis protein RIBA 1, chloroplastic, whose product MGSIQNSMVFSHLRSDHGLYFFNATTANYKSDLSSLSFARKLPFSSKSGSGILRASLISGKDDVWSCFNNQSAKKDSFVNHGAKQPDEIAVGAPAAVKTPNRSGFLSGVDEFDLDQAVEGFSSIPEAIEDIRQGKMVIVVDDEDRENEGDLIMAAQLVTPEAMAFIVKHGTGIVCISMKGEDLDRLQLPLMVPPKDNEEKLCTAFTVSVDAKYGTTTGVSARDRAKAVLALASADSKPEDFNRPGHIFPLRYREGGVLKRAGHTEASVDLAVLAGLDPVAVLCEIVDDDGSMARLPRLRQFAEAENLKIVSIADLIRYRRKREKLVELAAAAPIPTTWGPFKAYCFKSVLDGIEHIAMVKGDIGDGKDVLVRVHSECLTGDIFGSARCDCGKQLALAMNQIEQAGRGVLVYLRGHEGRGIGLGHKLRAYVLQDDGHDTVEANEELGLPVDSREYGIGAQILRDLGVRTMRLMTNNPAKYVGLKGYGLAIAGRVPLLAPITTENKRYLETKRVKLGHVYDSNDANGHVNGSEAG is encoded by the exons ATgggttcaattcaaaattcaatgGTTTTTTCTCATTTAAG ATCCGACCATGGTCTCTACTTTTTCAATGCAACAACAGCAAACTATAAATCAGATTTGTCCTCGCTAAGTTTTGCTAGAAAGCTTCCCTTCAGCTCCAAAAGTGGTAGCGGAATACTACGGGCTTCATTAATATCAGGCAAAGATGATGTCTGGTCTTGTTTTAACAACCAAAGTGCAAAAAAAGATTCTTTTGTTAATCATGGAGCCAAACAACCTGATGAAATAGCTGTTGGAGCACCTGCTGCCGTAAAAACTCCAAATAGAAGTGGTTTTCTCTCTGGGGTTGATGAATTTGACTTGGATCAAGCCGTTGAAGGATTCTCTTCTATTCCGGAGGCTATTGAGGACATTCGTCAGGGCAAG ATGGTAATTGTTGTAGAtgatgaagacagagaaaatgaggGTGATCTAATAATGGCGGCACAATTGGTGACACCTGAAGCAATGGCCTTCATTGTAAAACATGGAACTGGAATTGTGTGCATAAGTATGAAAGGTGAAGATCTAGACAGACTTCAACTTCCACTAATGGTGCCGCCGAAGGATAATGAGGAGAAACTCTGTACTGCTTTCACTGTTTCTGTG GATGCAAAATATGGTACCACGACAGGTGTATCCGCTCGTGATAGGGCAAAAGCAGTTTTGGCTCTAGCATCTGCTGATTCAAAACCTGAGGATTTCAACCGACCTGGACACATTTTCCCACTCAGGTATAGAGAAGGAGGGGTGCTAAAAAGAGCTGGCCATACTGAAGCTTCTGTTGATCTCGCTGTATTGGCTGGGCTGGATCCTGTTGCTGTTCTGTGCGAAATTGTAGATGATGATGGTTCCATGGCCAGGTTGCCGAGGCTTCGTCAATTTGCTGAGGCTGAGAACTTGAAGATTGTATCCATTGCTGATTTGATCAG GTATAGAAGGAAAAGAGAGAAACTGGTGGAGCTTGCTGCTGCCGCGCCAATACCAACAACATGGGGACCTTTTAAAGCCTACTGTTTTAAGTCTGTCTTGGATGGAATTGAGCATATTGCCATGGTCAAA GGTGATATCGGAGATGGGAAAGATGTCCTTGTCAGAGTGCACTCAGAGTGTCTCACTGGTGACATATTTGGGTCAGCCCGATGTGACTGTGGTAAGCAGTTGGCGCTTGCAATGAACCAAATTGAGCAAGCTGGAAGGGGTGTGTTAGTATATCTCCGCGGACATGAAGGAAGGGGAATAGGTTTGGGACATAAGCTTCGTGCTTACGTCCTGCAAGATGATGGGCACGACACAGTTGAAGCTAATGAAGAGCTGGGATTACCTGTTGATTCACGAGAGTACGGCATTGGTGCACAG ATACTACGAGATTTGGGTGTTCGTACAATGAGACTGATGACAAACAACCCCGCAAAGTATGTTGGACTCAAAGGATATGGTCTAGCGATTGCAGGTAGAGTTCCCTTGTTGGCTCCTATAACTACAGAAAACAAGAGATACTTAGAGACCAAACGCGTGAAATTGGGGCACGTATATGACTCCAACGATGCCAATGGACACGTTAATGGTTCTGAAGCTGGTTGA